In the genome of Gloeotrichia echinulata CP02, one region contains:
- a CDS encoding Type 1 glutamine amidotransferase-like domain-containing protein produces MTKAFLKIAKCLKTARSWLLKMASSFINHFTAPSTPYIEKNTTHINTGYILPSLAGPVLLLGGGGPDVEEAIQWMINEVRGCNNCDTKVDVVVIRSYGSHDYNRLIYDMRGVRSVETLIISNRDDANRTDIFDKVRQADVIFFAGGDQCEYIRKWHNTKLEFAVKSVYARRGGIGGTSAGAMIQSEYVYDACACIDSVESKDALADPYQNLTFTYNFFQWHNLRGSVVDTHFDSRKRMGRIMAFIARQIQDGVCESALGIAISEETSVVVDKYGLAKVMGRGAAYFVLADHLPEECKPRTPLTFHDYKIWRVPRGDTFDLKNRPTRGYYLRSVKRGRIDSDPY; encoded by the coding sequence ATGACCAAGGCATTCCTAAAGATCGCAAAGTGCTTGAAGACTGCCAGAAGCTGGCTGTTGAAGATGGCAAGCTCGTTTATCAACCATTTTACAGCACCATCGACACCTTACATCGAGAAAAATACTACCCATATCAATACTGGTTATATTTTGCCTTCTTTAGCAGGTCCAGTCCTGCTTTTGGGTGGGGGTGGACCTGATGTGGAAGAGGCGATCCAGTGGATGATCAACGAGGTGAGAGGATGTAATAACTGCGACACCAAGGTTGATGTCGTAGTTATTCGCTCTTATGGTAGCCATGATTATAATCGGCTAATTTATGATATGAGAGGTGTAAGATCTGTTGAAACTCTAATCATTAGCAATAGAGATGATGCTAACAGAACAGATATTTTTGATAAAGTAAGACAAGCTGATGTAATTTTCTTTGCCGGCGGCGACCAATGTGAATACATCCGCAAGTGGCATAATACTAAATTAGAATTTGCTGTTAAGTCAGTTTATGCTAGACGCGGTGGTATTGGTGGTACTAGTGCAGGTGCGATGATCCAAAGTGAATATGTCTACGATGCTTGTGCTTGCATAGATAGCGTTGAAAGCAAAGATGCACTCGCAGATCCATACCAGAATCTGACCTTTACTTACAACTTTTTTCAATGGCACAATTTAAGGGGAAGTGTTGTAGATACCCATTTTGACAGCCGTAAAAGAATGGGTCGAATCATGGCTTTTATAGCGCGTCAAATTCAGGATGGTGTCTGTGAAAGTGCTTTAGGAATAGCTATTAGCGAAGAGACATCTGTTGTGGTGGATAAATACGGTTTAGCGAAAGTTATGGGGAGGGGTGCAGCATATTTTGTCCTCGCTGACCATTTACCAGAAGAATGTAAACCGCGAACTCCCCTCACTTTCCACGACTACAAAATTTGGCGCGTTCCCCGTGGTGATACTTTCGACTTGAAAAATAGACCGACAAGGGGATATTATCTGCGGAGTGTCAAGCGGGGAAGAATTGACTCCGATCCTTATTGA